In a single window of the bacterium genome:
- a CDS encoding glycosyltransferase family 39 protein: protein MGALSRRDNARGFYDAPAVLFGGLCGIVAAAFTYDAAERMLGAGRGVYASAVLATFIPTAIVISEPPLMSHASLLFVTSAALWMAARATESNVREALALIGLLSGVVSQSLVYGRPPCCRC, encoded by the coding sequence TTGGGCGCCCTATCTCGTCGCGACAATGCGCGCGGGTTTTACGATGCGCCGGCGGTTCTGTTCGGCGGTTTGTGCGGCATCGTCGCGGCGGCGTTTACGTACGACGCGGCGGAACGGATGCTTGGCGCGGGCCGCGGCGTTTACGCCAGTGCCGTTTTGGCGACGTTCATACCGACTGCGATTGTCATCAGCGAGCCGCCGCTGATGTCCCACGCGAGTCTGCTCTTTGTCACGTCAGCGGCGTTGTGGATGGCGGCGCGCGCCACCGAGAGCAATGTGCGCGAAGCGCTGGCCCTTATCGGGCTGCTGTCAGGTGTCGTCTCGCAGTCTTTGGTGTATGGCCGCCCGCCATGCTGCCGCTGTTAG
- a CDS encoding glycosyltransferase, whose translation MAEILNGELSTFLIPAGRDELFVERLLSVCTNRAALRTVRQAFRERATNEYSFERSMQRYWRILLETTERS comes from the coding sequence ATGGCCGAGATCCTGAACGGTGAGTTGAGCACGTTTCTCATCCCGGCCGGCCGCGACGAGCTGTTCGTGGAACGATTGCTTAGCGTCTGCACGAACCGCGCAGCCTTGCGCACGGTACGGCAGGCGTTTCGCGAACGAGCGACTAATGAGTATAGCTTTGAACGATCCATGCAACGCTATTGGCGTATCTTGCTGGAAACAACGGAACGGTCATGA